Proteins encoded in a region of the Spiroplasma endosymbiont of Amphimallon solstitiale genome:
- a CDS encoding IS30 family transposase, protein MYKYLTIESIIAIKEYKSYGFSIRKIAKAIDYSKSTVHRVCRLLNQNLLPLEILNKIQKNKQNAGRKLIILTLIEINTINHLLITKNYALDIIANFLKENKIKSISTKTLYNMFKTNRMGFDENNLLRKGKNKPHKQKETRGRINNCKSIHERNLIIPNIKNIEEFGHLEGDTIIGKDHKSSIITLADIWSKTTIPLATKNNKSENITKSIIKFISKLQKGTVKTITFDRGKEFSKWKLIEKNCNVKIYFADPGKPCQRGLNENNNGILRRYLPKSTDLSSYKQKDLNTIAFQINSTPRKSLSYKRPIDLIQLF, encoded by the coding sequence ATGTATAAGTATCTGACTATTGAATCAATAATAGCAATAAAAGAATATAAAAGTTATGGATTTTCGATTCGTAAAATAGCAAAAGCCATTGATTATAGTAAATCAACTGTACATAGAGTTTGTAGATTATTAAATCAAAACTTATTGCCATTAGAAATATTGAATAAAATTCAAAAAAATAAACAAAATGCAGGTAGAAAATTAATAATTTTAACTTTAATAGAAATTAATACTATTAATCATTTGTTAATTACTAAAAATTATGCTCTTGATATAATTGCTAATTTTTTAAAGGAAAATAAAATAAAAAGTATTTCAACAAAAACTTTATATAACATGTTTAAAACAAATCGAATGGGTTTTGATGAAAATAACTTATTGAGAAAAGGAAAAAATAAACCTCACAAACAAAAAGAAACTAGGGGCAGAATTAATAATTGTAAGTCTATTCATGAAAGAAATTTAATCATTCCTAATATTAAAAATATAGAAGAATTTGGTCATTTAGAGGGTGATACTATCATTGGTAAAGATCATAAAAGTTCTATTATTACTTTAGCTGATATATGATCAAAAACCACAATTCCTTTAGCAACTAAAAATAATAAATCAGAAAATATTACAAAAAGTATAATAAAATTTATTTCAAAGTTACAAAAAGGAACAGTTAAAACTATTACTTTTGATCGTGGTAAAGAATTTAGTAAATGAAAATTAATCGAAAAAAATTGTAATGTTAAGATTTATTTTGCAGATCCTGGTAAACCTTGTCAAAGAGGTTTAAATGAAAATAATAATGGTATTTTAAGAAGATATTTACCAAAATCTACAGATCTATCTTCATATAAACAAAAAGATTTAAATACTATAGCATTTCAAATTAATTCTACACCCAGAAAATCACTATCTTATAAAAGACCAATAGATTTAATACAATTATTTTAA
- a CDS encoding IS256 family transposase — protein MAKKQNINNNDPISKAVDLLLENTEDLTTVFKEGGLYKELTKRLVEKMLNSEMQNYLGYEKNQHSNTENARNGTSSKKLITQQGKIEIDVPRDRNSDFTPLIVAKRQRRFDGFDQQVLSLYAKGMTLSDIRMQLQELYHGADISESVISQITDDVIDDVKAWQNRPLESIYPIVYFDCIVVKVRQDKRIINKSVYIALVVDLEGKKDVLGLWISENEGAKFWLSNLTEMKNRGLNDILIACSDNLTGMSEAIQSVYPKTEHQLCIVHQIRNSLKYVSYKHRKTLVTDLKPIYTACSEEQAMQALESFESKWNKQYPQIAKSWYKNWENLMVFISYPVEIKRVIYTTNAIESVNSQLRKVIRNKKVFPNDMSVFKIFYLAIENITKKWTLPIQNWNTAIAHFMIKFEDRINLN, from the coding sequence ATGGCTAAAAAACAAAATATTAATAATAATGATCCAATATCAAAAGCAGTAGATTTATTATTAGAAAATACTGAAGATTTAACAACAGTTTTTAAAGAAGGGGGTTTATATAAAGAATTAACAAAACGTTTAGTTGAAAAAATGTTGAATTCTGAAATGCAAAATTATTTAGGATATGAAAAAAATCAACATAGTAATACTGAAAATGCTCGTAATGGTACAAGTTCAAAAAAATTAATAACTCAACAAGGTAAAATTGAGATTGATGTACCAAGAGATCGCAATAGTGATTTTACTCCTTTAATAGTTGCAAAAAGACAGCGAAGATTTGATGGTTTTGATCAACAAGTGCTTTCACTATATGCAAAAGGTATGACTCTATCTGACATTAGAATGCAGTTACAAGAGTTATATCATGGTGCTGATATTAGTGAAAGTGTTATTAGTCAAATTACTGATGATGTTATTGATGATGTCAAAGCATGACAAAATCGACCATTAGAAAGTATTTATCCTATTGTTTACTTTGATTGTATAGTAGTTAAAGTAAGACAAGATAAACGCATTATTAACAAATCAGTTTATATAGCATTAGTAGTTGATTTAGAAGGCAAAAAAGATGTTTTAGGCTTATGAATTAGTGAAAATGAAGGTGCTAAATTTTGATTATCTAATTTGACAGAAATGAAAAATCGAGGCTTAAATGATATTCTTATTGCTTGTAGTGACAATTTAACAGGCATGTCAGAAGCAATACAATCAGTTTATCCTAAAACAGAACATCAATTATGCATTGTTCATCAAATTCGAAATAGTTTAAAATATGTTTCATACAAACATCGAAAAACTTTAGTTACAGATTTAAAGCCAATTTATACTGCATGTAGTGAAGAACAAGCAATGCAAGCTTTAGAATCATTTGAAAGTAAATGAAATAAACAATATCCTCAAATTGCTAAATCTTGATATAAAAATTGAGAAAATTTAATGGTTTTTATTAGTTATCCTGTAGAAATCAAAAGAGTAATTTATACTACAAATGCTATTGAATCTGTTAATAGTCAATTAAGAAAAGTTATCAGAAATAAAAAAGTTTTTCCTAATGATATGTCAGTTTTCAAAATATTTTATTTAGCAATTGAAAATATAACAAAAAAATGAACATTGCCTATTCAAAATTGAAATACAGCAATTGCTCATTTTATGATAAAATTTGAAGACAGAATTAATCTAAACTAG
- the polA gene encoding DNA polymerase I: MKKALIIDGNNLLFKAYYATAYQGVNLHSLQGIPTNAVYSFIRMLTKYLKSNNYASVFVAFDAGRKTFRHETLATYKGKRSETPVELIEQFNLVKIFLDLAQIPWGQINNYEADDIIGSIVKNKVASNYQIDIMSSDKDLLQLLDNNIKILNPQKGMSDLKVITISTFQSEYELLPYQVTDLKGLMGDSSDNLPGIKGIGQKTAISLLKEYDTLENIIENVEQLKPNVSKLIKLNFNNGIICKQLAQLNLNTPITGNLETFNYNVENLNNEKLQDFYKQYNMNSLLTQDTNPKTNKNSTSHVQIINKWSQEWNCDSNYLWLEIFGDNYNRDNIIGFGIKNEKGTFYINKINAINCSNFQHFLQNKKLQKITWDLKKVIIAGLRLKLIINNIIFDHMLAAYLLYANEKILPENIAVMLNVNVKDNLSTDDFYGKGIKKNIPNDEKEIAIFLEKKLNFLTDSHLILIKKLKDTNNWNLYQEIELPAAFVLVNMECNGVNIDQKKLKLLTDKTLLKIQDLELQIKKESNSNLNPNSPKQISEYLFKELKLPNYKKGSTAFEVLISLKNQHPIIDILLEYRKLQKLYSTYLLGLQKYIFDDGKIHSIYNQVQTSTGRLSSLDPNMQNISIRDKEQREVRKIFIPSKPHTKILSCDYSQIELRILAHISEDENLIKAFQQKNDIHRETASKILNIPLAEVTNEQRQNAKAINFGIVYGISSFGLSQQIGIKVEDAKIFINKYFSVFPKIKSYINNIIDFCEKNGYVQTIFNRRREVMEITNKNKVIQNFGKRIAMNMPIQGSAADILKLAMNKIYEEIKKQNIDAILIAQIHDELIFEVEDNKVNDVITKITKIMSNVTKLKVPLLINTSIGDNWFELK; encoded by the coding sequence ATGAAAAAAGCATTAATTATTGATGGTAACAATTTATTATTTAAAGCATATTATGCTACTGCATACCAAGGAGTTAATCTACATTCGCTACAGGGTATTCCAACTAATGCCGTCTATTCTTTTATTAGAATGTTGACTAAGTACTTAAAATCTAACAACTATGCTAGTGTTTTTGTTGCATTTGATGCTGGTCGTAAAACATTTCGTCATGAAACTTTAGCAACATATAAAGGAAAAAGAAGTGAAACTCCGGTTGAGTTAATTGAACAATTTAATTTAGTTAAAATATTTTTAGACTTAGCACAAATTCCTTGGGGACAAATAAATAATTATGAAGCTGATGATATTATTGGCAGCATTGTTAAAAATAAAGTTGCTAGTAATTATCAAATTGATATTATGAGTAGTGATAAAGATTTATTACAACTATTAGATAACAATATTAAAATTCTTAATCCACAAAAAGGGATGAGTGATTTAAAGGTTATTACTATTTCTACATTTCAATCAGAATATGAATTATTACCTTATCAAGTTACCGATTTAAAGGGATTAATGGGTGATAGTTCTGATAATTTACCTGGCATTAAAGGAATTGGTCAAAAAACTGCTATTAGTTTATTAAAAGAATATGACACATTAGAAAACATTATTGAAAATGTAGAACAATTAAAACCAAATGTTAGTAAACTAATTAAACTTAACTTTAATAATGGTATTATTTGTAAACAACTAGCACAACTTAATTTAAATACACCAATTACTGGTAATTTAGAAACGTTTAATTATAATGTTGAAAATTTAAATAATGAAAAGTTACAAGACTTTTACAAACAATATAATATGAACTCTTTATTAACACAAGACACTAATCCTAAAACTAATAAAAATAGTACATCTCACGTTCAAATTATAAATAAGTGAAGTCAAGAATGAAATTGTGATTCAAATTACTTATGATTAGAAATTTTTGGTGATAATTATAATCGCGATAATATTATTGGTTTTGGTATTAAAAATGAAAAAGGAACATTTTATATTAATAAAATTAATGCAATTAATTGTTCTAATTTTCAACATTTCTTACAAAATAAAAAACTACAAAAAATAACTTGAGATTTAAAAAAGGTTATTATCGCAGGACTGCGTTTAAAATTGATAATAAATAATATTATTTTTGACCATATGTTAGCTGCTTACCTTCTTTATGCTAATGAAAAAATATTACCAGAAAACATTGCTGTTATGCTCAATGTCAATGTTAAAGATAATTTAAGCACTGATGATTTTTATGGCAAAGGTATTAAAAAAAATATTCCCAATGATGAAAAAGAAATAGCTATTTTTTTAGAAAAAAAATTAAATTTTTTAACAGATTCTCATCTCATTCTTATAAAAAAATTAAAAGATACTAATAACTGAAATTTATATCAAGAGATTGAATTACCTGCTGCTTTTGTATTAGTAAATATGGAGTGTAATGGTGTTAACATTGATCAAAAAAAATTAAAACTACTAACTGATAAAACTTTACTAAAAATCCAAGATTTAGAATTACAAATTAAAAAAGAAAGTAATAGTAATTTAAATCCAAATTCACCAAAACAAATTAGTGAATACTTATTTAAAGAATTAAAATTACCTAATTATAAAAAAGGTAGTACTGCTTTTGAAGTTTTAATTAGTTTAAAAAATCAACATCCAATCATCGATATTCTTTTAGAATATCGTAAATTACAAAAATTATATTCCACTTACTTACTTGGTTTACAAAAATATATTTTTGATGATGGTAAAATTCATAGCATTTATAATCAAGTGCAAACCAGTACTGGCAGGTTATCTTCATTAGATCCTAATATGCAAAATATTAGTATTCGCGATAAAGAACAAAGAGAAGTTCGCAAAATCTTTATTCCAAGCAAACCACATACTAAAATACTATCCTGTGATTATTCGCAAATTGAATTAAGAATATTAGCTCATATTAGTGAAGATGAAAATTTAATTAAAGCTTTTCAACAAAAGAATGATATTCATCGCGAAACTGCAAGTAAAATATTAAATATACCTTTAGCAGAAGTTACTAACGAACAAAGACAAAATGCAAAAGCTATTAATTTTGGCATTGTTTATGGCATTTCTAGTTTTGGTTTATCACAACAAATAGGAATTAAAGTTGAAGATGCTAAAATATTTATTAATAAATATTTTTCGGTTTTTCCAAAAATTAAAAGTTATATTAATAATATAATTGATTTTTGTGAAAAAAATGGATACGTTCAAACAATTTTTAATCGTAGAAGAGAAGTAATGGAAATTACAAATAAAAATAAGGTGATTCAAAATTTTGGTAAACGAATAGCAATGAACATGCCAATTCAAGGTAGTGCTGCTGATATTTTAAAATTAGCAATGAATAAAATTTATGAAGAAATAAAAAAACAAAATATTGATGCAATATTAATTGCACAAATTCATGATGAATTAATTTTTGAAGTTGAAGATAATAAAGTTAATGATGTTATTACTAAAATTACTAAAATTATGTCTAATGTTACTAAATTAAAAGTTCCCTTATTAATTAATACTAGTATTGGTGATAACTGATTTGAATTAAAATAA
- the mutM gene encoding DNA-formamidopyrimidine glycosylase has product MPELPEVETVRKTLQPLLTNHKIIGVRILLNKIIKTPSIEQFTKQIIGQTINDVQRVGKLLIFILDDYVLLSHLRMEGKYYFQQNNQSINWKHVLLILELDNKYELRYHDTRQFGTFHLQTKNEYQKIKPYINIGPEPFNKNVTAEYLKNKWKNKSQSIKATLLEQNVMSGLGNIYADEVLFYASIHPQSITKNLTLKQLQEIINKSRFVLNKSIKLGGSTISSYTSSLGVTGYYQQELQVHTRAKMPCFKCHTIIKKIKINLRGTYFCNHCQIKY; this is encoded by the coding sequence ATGCCAGAATTACCCGAAGTTGAAACTGTTCGCAAAACTTTACAACCACTTTTAACTAATCATAAAATTATTGGTGTTAGAATTCTTTTAAATAAAATTATCAAAACACCAAGTATTGAACAATTCACAAAACAAATTATTGGACAAACAATAAATGATGTTCAAAGAGTTGGTAAATTATTAATATTTATATTAGATGATTATGTATTATTAAGTCATTTACGAATGGAAGGAAAATATTATTTTCAACAAAATAATCAATCAATAAATTGAAAACATGTCTTATTAATATTAGAATTAGACAATAAATACGAATTAAGATATCATGACACAAGACAGTTTGGAACCTTTCATTTACAAACTAAAAATGAATATCAAAAAATAAAACCTTATATTAATATTGGTCCAGAACCTTTTAATAAAAATGTTACTGCTGAATATTTAAAAAATAAATGAAAAAATAAAAGTCAAAGTATTAAAGCAACATTATTAGAACAAAATGTTATGAGTGGTTTAGGAAATATTTATGCAGATGAAGTATTATTTTATGCTAGTATTCATCCACAAAGTATTACTAAAAATTTAACACTTAAACAATTACAAGAAATCATTAATAAATCAAGATTTGTGCTTAATAAATCAATAAAACTTGGTGGATCAACAATTAGTAGTTATACTTCAAGCCTTGGTGTAACAGGTTACTATCAACAAGAATTACAAGTTCATACTAGAGCAAAAATGCCTTGTTTTAAATGCCATACTATTATCAAAAAAATAAAAATAAACCTTCGCGGAACTTACTTTTGTAATCACTGTCAAATTAAATATTAA
- a CDS encoding DnaD domain protein has protein sequence MNRTINDIDIFKLTQSEYISNEDYQILFMLYQPIIGIEAINLYLTLVQEKLLTKRINLDFNHGRIKSLLKITSTQLLVAFQQLESVNLINTYYYSLKSTYIYQLCSPLSADDFFANTHLNSELLKQLGTLNYERQKFYFLKNDIEITENYVNITQQENTIPQSLKLKTALNNIYAKQEQTSISRPIYSFQNKNQINTMKVNLNSNGNTIISKDNSDVINTTLNLMQQKLPEEYLKNLTGKIPTDKLKTTLEILTNNFQLNNAVINCLIEYVWFKNNKRLEPNYIIKIAETFQENQINSIDDALSHLKLAYARSKKNPQQQFQQESLWSTTEQSTTNNFNKKLIKKYKVDNINKKDITLTQEEIKNILKEFDAH, from the coding sequence ATGAACAGAACAATAAATGATATTGATATTTTTAAGTTGACCCAATCAGAATATATTAGTAACGAAGATTACCAAATTTTATTTATGTTATATCAACCAATAATTGGTATTGAAGCAATAAATTTATATTTAACTTTAGTTCAAGAAAAGTTATTAACAAAACGTATTAATCTTGATTTCAATCACGGACGAATTAAATCTTTATTAAAAATAACTTCCACTCAATTACTTGTTGCTTTCCAACAACTTGAATCTGTTAACCTTATTAATACTTACTACTATTCTTTAAAATCTACTTACATTTATCAATTGTGTTCTCCCTTATCTGCTGATGATTTTTTTGCTAATACCCATTTAAACTCAGAACTACTTAAACAATTAGGAACTTTAAATTACGAAAGACAAAAATTTTATTTTTTGAAAAATGATATTGAAATTACAGAAAATTATGTTAATATTACTCAACAGGAAAATACTATCCCTCAATCTTTAAAATTAAAAACAGCACTTAATAATATTTATGCTAAACAAGAACAAACATCAATTTCTAGACCAATTTATTCATTTCAAAATAAAAATCAAATTAACACTATGAAAGTTAATTTAAATTCTAATGGTAATACAATTATATCTAAAGATAATTCTGATGTTATTAATACCACATTAAATTTAATGCAACAAAAATTACCTGAAGAATATTTAAAAAATTTAACTGGTAAAATACCAACTGATAAATTAAAAACAACATTAGAAATATTAACTAATAACTTTCAATTAAATAATGCTGTAATTAACTGCTTAATTGAATATGTTTGATTTAAAAATAATAAACGTTTAGAACCAAACTATATTATTAAAATTGCTGAAACCTTTCAAGAAAATCAAATTAATAGTATTGATGATGCTTTATCTCATTTAAAACTTGCTTATGCTCGTAGCAAAAAAAATCCACAGCAACAATTTCAACAAGAATCATTATGATCTACTACAGAACAATCAACAACAAATAATTTCAATAAAAAATTAATTAAAAAATATAAGGTTGATAATATTAATAAAAAAGATATAACATTAACTCAAGAAGAAATAAAGAATATTTTAAAGGAATTTGATGCCCATTAA
- a CDS encoding ATP-binding protein: MLPNQKISLVLTDCLHSINRSVQQQVHNNFLIKYYDDKLLSLSWSKNFNASTNARKEIIQYLHQSLKHKSYQGLYLYGDTGSGKTFIFILFANKLIQKNQTVCFIVWPEFVMDIKKSFKNDTDTNQQIEQLKSCDLLFIDDLGGETVSAWERDELLFSILNARILPLKTTFINSNYSISELYQHYYLKNSKSEEIKVKRLLERIQTLTIPIELTVEESQTTIENNNIDNINNEIEYIPI, translated from the coding sequence ATGTTACCTAATCAAAAAATAAGTTTAGTACTAACGGATTGTCTTCATTCTATTAATAGATCTGTCCAACAACAAGTACATAATAATTTTTTAATTAAATACTATGATGATAAACTTTTATCACTTTCATGAAGTAAAAATTTTAATGCCTCAACTAATGCAAGAAAAGAAATCATCCAGTATTTACATCAATCTTTAAAACACAAAAGTTATCAAGGTTTATACTTATATGGTGACACAGGTAGTGGCAAAACTTTTATTTTTATCTTATTTGCAAATAAATTAATTCAAAAAAACCAAACTGTTTGTTTTATTGTATGACCTGAATTTGTTATGGACATTAAAAAAAGTTTTAAAAATGATACTGATACTAATCAGCAAATTGAACAATTAAAATCATGTGACTTATTATTTATTGATGATTTAGGCGGTGAAACTGTTAGTGCTTGAGAGCGTGATGAATTATTATTTAGTATTCTTAATGCACGAATTTTACCATTAAAAACTACATTTATTAATTCTAACTATAGTATTAGTGAACTATATCAACATTATTATTTAAAAAATAGTAAATCAGAAGAAATTAAAGTTAAACGCTTATTAGAACGTATTCAAACTTTAACTATACCAATTGAATTAACTGTTGAAGAATCACAAACTACAATTGAAAATAATAATATTGACAATATTAATAATGAAATAGAATATATACCAATATAA
- the gap gene encoding type I glyceraldehyde-3-phosphate dehydrogenase → MAIKIAINGFGRIGRIAFRQLFDKKEIDIVAINDLGNVEALAYLLQYDSAHRTWKHGKIKADKSKNTINVDGKIIKVCQEKDPKALPWKANAVDIVIEATGRFTTKELAQAHIDAGAKKVVISAPAKGDLKTIVYNVNHDILKSTDNIISGASCTTNCLAPVVHTLESEFGIIKGWMTTVHAATNDQRLLDLEHSDFRRGRSAMSNIVPAATGAAAAIGLVIPSVKGKLDGSAMRVPIITGSIVDLTIELKKNVTVEQVNAAMKKHSSESFAYNEDPIVSTDIIGSSFGSSFDATLTKVIEVEGKQIVKVFAWYDNEMSYVSQLVRTVIHLAKLK, encoded by the coding sequence ATGGCAATTAAAATTGCAATTAATGGATTTGGGCGCATTGGGCGCATTGCCTTCCGTCAATTATTTGACAAAAAAGAAATTGATATTGTTGCTATCAATGATTTAGGAAATGTAGAAGCTCTAGCATATCTATTACAATATGATTCAGCACATAGAACTTGAAAACACGGAAAAATCAAAGCAGACAAATCAAAAAATACTATTAATGTTGATGGTAAAATAATTAAAGTTTGTCAAGAAAAAGACCCAAAAGCATTACCATGAAAAGCCAATGCTGTTGATATCGTAATTGAAGCAACTGGACGTTTTACAACAAAAGAATTAGCACAAGCACATATTGATGCTGGAGCTAAAAAAGTTGTGATTTCAGCACCCGCTAAAGGAGACTTAAAAACTATTGTTTATAATGTTAACCATGATATTCTAAAAAGTACTGATAATATTATTTCTGGTGCTTCATGTACTACTAATTGTCTTGCTCCTGTTGTTCATACTCTAGAATCAGAATTTGGAATTATTAAGGGATGAATGACAACAGTTCATGCTGCAACTAATGACCAACGTTTACTAGACTTAGAACATTCAGATTTCAGAAGAGGACGTAGTGCTATGTCTAATATTGTTCCTGCAGCTACAGGTGCTGCTGCAGCTATTGGTTTAGTTATCCCTTCTGTTAAAGGAAAACTAGATGGTTCAGCAATGCGTGTTCCAATTATTACTGGTTCAATTGTTGATTTAACAATTGAATTAAAGAAAAATGTTACTGTTGAACAAGTTAATGCAGCAATGAAAAAACATAGTAGCGAATCATTTGCTTATAATGAAGATCCAATTGTTTCAACTGATATTATTGGTTCAAGTTTTGGTTCAAGTTTTGATGCAACATTAACAAAAGTTATTGAAGTTGAAGGCAAACAAATTGTTAAAGTTTTTGCTTGATATGATAATGAAATGTCATATGTATCGCAATTAGTAAGAACAGTAATACACTTAGCAAAGCTAAAATAA
- a CDS encoding phosphoglycerate kinase, whose amino-acid sequence MNKKTLKDLDFKNKKVIVRFDFNVPLENNKITDDTRIKASIETIKYLQNQDAKIIMLSHLGRIKSETDKAKNTLAPVAKRLSEILKENVIFINETRGTNLETAINNLKNKELLLIENTRFEDLNGNKESTNNPELGKYWAHLGDVFVNDAFGTAHRAHTSNVGIATNIKNSCVGLLIEKELTMLNKITVNPEHPFIAVLGGAKVSDKIDVIKQLLTKADKVLVGGGMAYTFMKALNYKIGDSLLEKDKIDIAKEIIELGKEKLILPIDFVIAPEFNDIKGKITNNENIDDGYEGMDIGPKTIKLFENTLINAKTVFWNGPLGVFEMSNFVNGTKNICKTISQLKGAFTLIGGGDSAAAAVKFGYENKFSHISTGGGASLEYLEGKDLPGINAIENK is encoded by the coding sequence ATGAATAAAAAAACATTAAAGGATCTTGATTTTAAAAATAAAAAAGTTATTGTTCGTTTTGACTTCAATGTACCATTAGAAAATAATAAAATTACCGATGATACAAGAATAAAAGCAAGCATCGAAACTATTAAGTATTTACAAAATCAAGATGCAAAAATAATCATGTTATCACATCTTGGAAGAATTAAATCTGAAACTGATAAAGCGAAGAATACTTTAGCGCCTGTTGCAAAAAGACTAAGTGAAATCTTAAAAGAAAATGTAATATTCATTAATGAAACTCGTGGTACAAATCTTGAAACAGCTATTAATAATCTTAAAAACAAAGAATTACTTTTAATAGAAAATACTCGTTTTGAAGATTTAAATGGTAATAAAGAATCTACTAATAATCCCGAATTAGGTAAATATTGAGCACATTTAGGTGATGTATTTGTTAATGATGCTTTTGGTACTGCACACCGTGCTCATACATCTAACGTTGGTATTGCTACTAATATCAAAAATAGTTGTGTTGGTTTATTAATTGAAAAAGAATTAACAATGCTTAATAAAATCACCGTTAATCCAGAACATCCTTTTATAGCAGTACTTGGTGGTGCTAAAGTATCAGATAAAATTGATGTTATCAAACAATTATTAACAAAAGCTGATAAAGTTCTTGTTGGTGGCGGTATGGCTTATACTTTTATGAAAGCATTGAATTATAAAATTGGTGATTCATTATTAGAAAAAGATAAAATTGATATTGCTAAAGAAATTATTGAATTAGGAAAAGAAAAATTAATACTACCTATTGACTTTGTAATTGCTCCGGAATTTAACGATATCAAAGGTAAAATTACTAATAATGAAAACATTGATGATGGATATGAAGGAATGGATATTGGTCCAAAAACAATTAAATTATTTGAAAATACTTTAATTAATGCTAAAACTGTTTTTTGAAATGGACCATTAGGAGTTTTTGAAATGAGTAACTTTGTTAATGGAACAAAAAATATTTGTAAAACTATTTCACAATTAAAAGGTGCATTTACACTAATTGGTGGTGGTGATAGTGCAGCAGCAGCAGTTAAATTTGGATATGAAAATAAATTTAGCCATATTTCAACTGGTGGAGGTGCTTCATTAGAATATCTAGAAGGTAAGGATTTACCTGGTATTAATGCTATAGAAAATAAATAG
- a CDS encoding IS5 family transposase (programmed frameshift) — protein MHKNYPSHVTKEQFENIKSILENSKKKTKPRSLDLYEVFCAILYVLKSGCQWRMLPKNFPKWQTVYYYFQIWSKNNGKEPSVLQLILKKLVKKVRINNNRKEQTSFCIIDSQSVKNTDTTENKGYDAGKKISGIKHHIVVDSQGLPHAIYITTAEKTDRNSAIIMIENEKENLSAVQKIIVDAGYTGEKFASEIKTIINANVEVIKRNELHTFVVLPKRWIVERSFAWLEKYRRLWKNCERKLNTSLQMVVLSFISVLLKRF, from the exons ATGCATAAAAATTATCCAAGTCATGTCACCAAAGAACAATTTGAGAACATAAAATCAATTTTAGAAAATAGCAAAAAGAAAACAAAACCAAGAAGTTTAGATTTATATGAAGTATTTTGTGCAATTTTATATGTATTAAAAAGTGGTTGTCAATGAAGAATGCTACCAAAAAATTTTCCAAAATGACAAACTGTATATTATTATTTTCAAATTTGAAGTAAAAATAATGGTAAAGAACCTAGTGTATTGCAATTAATTTTA AAAAAATTAGTTAAAAAAGTTCGTATCAATAATAATCGCAAAGAACAAACTAGTTTTTGTATAATTGATTCGCAAAGTGTTAAAAATACAGATACTACTGAAAATAAAGGTTATGATGCTGGTAAAAAGATTTCAGGCATAAAACATCATATTGTTGTTGATTCTCAAGGTTTACCACATGCAATTTACATAACCACAGCAGAAAAAACAGATCGTAATAGCGCTATAATAATGATTGAAAATGAAAAAGAAAATCTTTCTGCAGTTCAAAAAATAATAGTAGATGCTGGTTATACTGGTGAAAAATTTGCTTCTGAAATCAAAACAATCATAAATGCAAATGTTGAAGTGATAAAACGTAATGAATTACATACTTTTGTAGTATTACCAAAAAGATGAATTGTAGAACGAAGCTTTGCTTGATTAGAAAAATACAGAAGATTATGAAAAAATTGTGAAAGAAAACTAAATACTAGTTTACAAATGGTTGTTCTTTCATTTATTTCAGTTTTATTAAAAAGATTCTAA